From Aptenodytes patagonicus chromosome 1, bAptPat1.pri.cur, whole genome shotgun sequence, one genomic window encodes:
- the PLEKHB1 gene encoding pleckstrin homology domain-containing family B member 1: MALVKSGWLWRQSSILRRWKRNWFVLYLDGSLVYYHDETQRDMDGRIHIKYSCRDVRTGRECRDVQPPDGKSRDCLLTVVLRDGSKTTLCAESEDDAVAWKMAVLEAKSTPVHVYDPYDDDYYQTVPLDSHQTAYISSGHYGHQYGAPGVTHVIVREDPYRVSGDQMALGLLAGAATGAALGSFMWMPCWF; encoded by the exons ATGGCGCTGGTGAAGAGCGGTTGGCTTTGGCGGCAGA GCTCCATCCTGCGCCGCTGGAAGAGAAACTGGTTCGTCCTCTACCTGGACGGCAGCTTGGTTTACTACCATGACGAGACGCAGCGCGACATGGACGGCCGGATCCACATCAAATACAGCTGCCGGGACGTGAGGACCGGCCGCGAGTGCAGAG ACGTGCAGCCGCCCGACGGGAAGAGCCGCGACTGCCTGCTGACCGTCGTGCTGCGGGACGGCTCCAAGACGACGCTGTGCGCCGAGAGCGAGGACGATGCCGT CGCTTGGAAGATGGCCGTGCTGGAGGCTAAATCCACCCCG GTGCACGTCTACGACCCCTACGATGACGACTACTACCAGACGGTGCCCCTCGACTCCCACCAGACCGCCTACATCAGCTCCGGCCACTACGGCCACCAGTACGGAG CTCCCGGGGTGACCCACGTCATCGTGCGCGAGGATCCCTACCGGGTCTCCGGCGACCAGATGGCCTTGGGGCTGCTGGCGGGGGCCGCCACCGGCGCTGCCCTGGGCTCCTTCATGTGGATGCCGTGCTGGTTTTAG